GATTGGGGATTGAGATCGAACTGCATGATAaggaagaaggaggaggagaggcgGAGGTTgctggcggaggaggaggaagaagaagaagaagagagagcgTGAGGGGAAGCGAAACATGTCTGCCGTAGTGTGCGGGAAGAGATCATCGATATTCGAAGAGCAGCCTCCTGTTTCCTCCAAGAGAATCCGCTTcgcttcttcctcttcctcttctacTTCTCCGGTACGCTTCTCTACGACGTCGTTTGCTGCTTCTGCTCCTCGTTCCTCCCTCCTCGATCAGCTCAGGGCCGTTTTCCCGGACATGGATAATCAGGTTGCTGATTATCCTCGACTTCTTAATTGTTGTTCGTGAAAATTTATTTGCTCCGATTCGATTGGTTATTTTCGTAATTTTTGTACTGCGATCGTAGCTCATAATCTAGCAAACTGAGAGGCGTACATGTAAAAAATGTTTGGTTTAATTTGTTTCATCTGTGTGTAATTTTTGCTTATTTCGGTTGAATTTGTGATATAGAATATCGTGTGTGTATTTTGTTATACAAAGTTTTGATTGTATGGTGctgactattttttttttttgtatcaaTGTGGTAGCTTCTTGAGAAAGCGCTTGAGGAATGCGGTGATGATTTGGATTCAGCTATCAGGAGTTTGAATGAGCTGCGATTGAGTTCTGCTGCAAGTAGTAAGTCTGGCGTCGCATCTGAAGCAAATGTGCAACCGCAGGCACAGGGTATGGAAaagtttctgtttttttttctttcttttggctTCTTTGAACTTGGGCCTCACTCTGATGGACGTAACTGTATTGGTTTTATTTGTTATTGGTTGCGGTACAATTCGTTCATGTATGTGCAATTTTGGTTGTCTCTGTTATGTGACGATCTGCTTTAACTGGTTCGCGTTGTTGTTGAGTCTGCAAAATTTATGTGCATCGTGATGACACTATTACTTTGTTTCAGGTGCAGTAGCAGCGAATGGAGAAGTTTCTGGTAATGAGGATCTGTCGGGTCAAAATAACCTGCCCACGCAAGGAGCCGACTGGGTGGAGCTCTTTGTTAGAGAGATGATGAGTGCCTCTAACATGGATGATGCCAAAACTCGTGCTTCAAGAGTGCTTGAGGTCTTGGAGAAATCCATCTGTTCACGGGCATCCACTGAAGCAGCCCAAAGCTTTCACCAGGTGTGATGTCTTCCGATCAATTCTATGCATATTATTCATTTGTTACTTCCTATTGTTCCACTTTCCCCATTTcgtttgttttaaaatttgagGTTTTAACACTGGACTTGTTGATTTGTGTTGATGTAGGAAAATATGATGCTGAAGGAACAAATGGAAGCTCTTATTCAGGAAAACACGATCCTGAAGCGAGCTGTATCCACTCAGCATGAACGTCACAAGGAGTATGAAGATAGAGGCCAGGAATTGCAGCAGCTCAAGCAGCTGGTGGCCCAGTACCAGGAACAACTAAGAACTCTTGAGGTAGATACAAATGTTACATTTGCACGGAAATTTGGGATTTATCTGATTCAATTCAGTAATGTTATCATCTCACTTTTACTCCCCAGGGGGCAAAGAGTATGCCTATGTTAACTATCAACTACATGATTTCCGTGCGACCTAGTTCATTTGGATTTGCTTCTTGCTTTTCATACCAATTGTTGCTTAAATTATACTACTGCTTTATGTGTTCAGTGTATTCTGATTACTGCGTTTTGATACCTCAACAGGTGAACAACTATGCACTTACTATGCATCTGAAGCAAGCTCAGCAAACCAGCTCCATTCCAGGGCGGTTTCACCCTGATGTGTTTTAGGTAGGAAAGATGAGTTGAAATATTTACCAATAGATTCTCTGCTTTGGTATGGTGCTGCTAATTATATGAAGACACTTCATTATGCCCTGTTATCTGGACACCGGCTATGTATTGGACTATTGGCCATCCTCTACTGAATTCTGATGAAGACACAGATTGAGTTTCATTCAAATACAATGTCAAGAATTTGTTCTCGTTCCCATTTGGCCAATCACTGCGTTTATATTTGGAGTAACTTTCATACTTAGTTGTTTTCAACTTTATAGAGTAACAGTTGTAATTCAATTGGATCCCTTCTATACTTCAATGAAGATAATATATGCTTTCAGAGTTTCAGCTCTTGCTGAATGTCTCAGGATGAGCTCTTGTACATACCATGCATTCACTTCAATGAAGACGCGGTTGGTCATGTTAATTTGTTATTGGCATCCCTGTAACTGCACGGGGTTGGCTATCTGTGGAAAACTTCATTAATCAGTATAAGGATTATTACTTTAGGATGACTACATCTTCTCTGTATATTACTTGGTTGTTCCAGAAAGTATTGGTCTAGGGACCCAAACACATCTAGCTTTTGCTTTTGCTTCTTTTATTTCCCTTTTCTTCTAGGCAAATGCCAGCAAAGATGCTGTATTTATTTGTAAAGAAATTTGAAGCTGAGCGGTTGCTGGGGTAAGCTTATAAATATCTGACAATAGTTGGTGTGCACCTGGCTTATACATACAGAACATGACTATTGCTCTAAAATCAAAATAGTTGGTAAGCCTTAAACTAAAGAGTTGAGCATTATTGAGGTAGACTGAATAGAACCCATATTCATATTTCATAGTACTGCATAAGAATAGAGATCAtaccaaagaaagaaaaaaaatgcattccCAAAAA
This genomic interval from Argentina anserina chromosome 1, drPotAnse1.1, whole genome shotgun sequence contains the following:
- the LOC126789112 gene encoding uncharacterized protein LOC126789112, coding for MSAVVCGKRSSIFEEQPPVSSKRIRFASSSSSSTSPVRFSTTSFAASAPRSSLLDQLRAVFPDMDNQLLEKALEECGDDLDSAIRSLNELRLSSAASSKSGVASEANVQPQAQGAVAANGEVSGNEDLSGQNNLPTQGADWVELFVREMMSASNMDDAKTRASRVLEVLEKSICSRASTEAAQSFHQENMMLKEQMEALIQENTILKRAVSTQHERHKEYEDRGQELQQLKQLVAQYQEQLRTLEVNNYALTMHLKQAQQTSSIPGRFHPDVF